The following is a genomic window from Chitinophaga caseinilytica.
GATGGAACTGGCGGTAAAGAAAGTGAAGAAAAGCCCCTTATTCTGCAAGCCCAGGAAAGCACTGAAATCCGGAATGATAGTGAGCAACGCGCCGTAACTGAAATAAGTGAGGAAAGTAATGACCACAGGCGCCATCACTGCAGGTTCGAATATCTCGTGACGGGAAATTTTAAGCAACGCCGGCCGGAAGCTCTGCCGGTTGTGCAGCGTTTCCTTCATACCGATGAGGATCACGACCGACAATAACGCAAAAACCGCTGAAATCTGGAACATGGTCACGATGCCCCAGGCGTTGGCGATGGAACCACCGATGGAAGGTCCGAGCGACAATCCGATCGTACTGGCCAGCCCTACCATGCCCATGGCCTCGCCCCTGCGGTTGAAAGGTACCATGTCTGCCACGTAGGCCGACGTGCCGGTGGGCTTGAAGCCGGTCGAAAAGCCGTGGAAGAAGCGCAGCAGCAGGAAAGCGCTCACACTGCTCACCAGCGGGTACAACAGGCTGCAGATCACGCAAACCACGGAACCGAAAACCATCACAGGGATCCGGCCGATAGTGTCTGTCAGTTTTCCGGAGAAAGGCCGGCTCAGACCGGCCATGAGGGTGAAAAGCCCGATGATGTAGCCTTTATAGTCGGCGCCGCCCAAACTGGTCAGGTAGGCCGGCAATTCGGGGATCATCATGTTGAAACTGGCGGAGAAAAGCAGGTTGCTCAGGCAAAGCAACCCGAATTGAAGCGTGTAAATCTTCCCACTCGACTGGTCCATACCGCAAAGTTAGCCTCCGCGAAGCAATTCCAACCGATTGTCAAAGAAAATTGTCGACCGCCCCGCTTTTCACGCCCCAAAGTCGTCCCAATCCTTCCAGACAGGGCTGTAGCCGTGGCTTCTGATCATATCGGCCACCACGGCCGGACTGCGCTCGTCCGAAATCTCGAATTGCTCCAACGACGAAGGTGCTACCGCATAACCTCCCGGGTTGGTTTTGCTGCCGGCGCTCATGGTGGTGATCCCGAGCGGAACGAGGTGGTCGCGGAAGCGGGGGCTTTCGCGGGTGGAAAGGCTTAATTCCACGTCAGGGTTGAAAAGCCGGTAGGCGCAGATGAGTTGCAGCAGTTGGCGGTCGCTCATGATGGATTTTGGCGGCAACCCGCCAGAAAAGGGCCGCAGCCGCGGGAACGAAATGCTGTAGCGGGTTTGCCAGTACGTCCGCTGGAGGTAATCGAGGTGCAGCGCGGTGAAGAAACTGTCGGTCCGCCAGTCTTCCAGCCCGATCAGCACACCGAGCCCGATTTTATGGATGCCTGCCCGCCCGAGCCTGTCGGGTGTTTCAAGGCGCCATCCGAAGCTGGATTTCCGTCCTTTCGGGTGATGTTTTTTATAATCTTCTTCGTGATAGGTTTCCTGGTAAACGAGCACGGAATGCAGGCCCAGGGGTTTCAGCGCACGGTAATCTTCCTCTTCCATCGGCTGTACTTCGATCGATAACTGCGGGAAATGCTGTTTGAAAACGGGAAGCGCGCGTGAGAAATAGTCCATGCCCACGGTTTGCCAGGCTTCGCCGGTCACGAGCAACACATGTCCGAAACCCATGGCTTTTACTACATCTATTTCGCGGAGCATTTCGGCGCCAGTGAGGGTTTTGCGGCGAAGGGGGTTGTTCAGGCTGAAACCGCAGTACGTACAAATGTTCTGGCATTCGTTGGAAAGGTATACGGGTGCGTACAGCTGGATGGTTTTGCCGAAGCGTTGCTGTGTGAGTTGCATGCTGAGCGCGGCCATGCGTTCGAGGTAAGGCGCGGCGGCGGGAGACACGAGGGCCATGAAATCGTCTAGCCCGCGGCGGGGCTTGTTCAGGGCGTTTTCCACGTCGGCCGGCGTTTTGGCGTAGATAGCGTTTTTAACGGTGTCCCAATCGTACTGCCGGAAAATATTTTCGAAAGAATGTGTTTGCATCGTTTAGTTGGCTACGTTATTTTCCACTGTTTCATCCAGGAATGCGAGAACGGGACTGCTGGCTTGTGCGCGGGTGCCGGCGACGGGCAGTCCCGCGAGGTAGGCGCTCCTTCCCGCCTGAACTGCCGCTGCGAAAGCGGCGGCCATGGCCACGGGATTTCCGGCCACGGCGATGGCGGTGTTTACCAGCACGGCGTCTGCCCCTAGCTCCATGGCGGCGGCGGCGTGGCTGGGCGCGCCGATGCCCGCGTCTACCACTACCGGTACCTTGCTTTGTTCGATGATGATTTCGAGGAAATCTTTCGTGCGCAGGCCCCTGTTCGAGCCGATGGGCGCACCCAGGGGCATCACGGCTGCGGCCCCGGCAGATTCCAGGCGTTTGCAGAGCACCGGGTCGGCATGGATGTATGGCAATACGATGAAACCTTTGGCGGCGAGGGCTTCCGTAGCGGCGAGGGTTTCAATGGGGTCGGGCAAGAGGTAGCGAGGGTCTGGATGGATTTCCAGTTTCAACCAATTGGTTTCCAGTGCTTCGCGCGCAAGTTCGGCGGCGTACACGGCTTCGCGGGCGTTGCGGACGCCGGAGGTGTTGGGCAACAGCCGGAATTGCGGGTGACGGAGGTGTGCGAGGAGGTTGTCGGGTTGATGGCCGGCGTCTACGCGCTTGAGGGCAACGGTCACGAGTTGGGAGCCCGATGCGAGGAGGGCTTGTTCCATGACGGTGAGGTCGCCGAATTTTCCGGTGCCGGTGAAGAGGCGGCTGGTGAAGGCCTGGCCGGCGATTATGAGTTCGTCCATATGCTATCGAGGATTTGTTGCACGAGGGATTTTTTATCCGGTGCGTGGGTGATCAATCCGGATACGGCGATGCCGTAAACGCCGGTGTCGAGCAGCGCGGGAATGTCTGTTAGCAAAATGCCGCCGATGGCGATGATGGGCACGTTGGGCCGGGCGGCCATCAGTCTGTTGTAGCCGGCCAAACCGAGAACTGGACTGAGTTTTTCTTTGGTGGTCGTGAACCGGAAGGGGCCGTAACCGACGTAGTCTGCGCCTGCTGCGGCGTGAGCGAGCGCATCTTCGGGAGTATTGGCGGTGCCACCGATGATGGCCTGTGGCCCGGCGATGGCGCGGGCTTCGGCAACGGGCATATCCTGCAGTCCAACATGGACGCCATGTGCGCCAACGGCTTTTGCGATGTCGGGATGGTCGTTGATGGTGAGTGTTGCGCCGTATTGGCGGCAGATGTCCATGGCCTGGAATGCCGCGGCGGAAGCATCGCCGTTTTTCACGCGGAGCTGGATCCAGCGGCAGCCGGCTTCGCAGGCGGCGAGGATATTATCGGCGTGCGATGCGGTGGCCGTTTGTTGCGAAATGTAAAGTAGTCGTTCCAACTTCATCATGTTTTCGGAGAATTTCTCGGTTTTTGTAATCGGGCGGAATGTTTGAAACCCTGTTCAGCATTTGTTTTCAAGTGTGTTATGGTGACCTCCGATTTTCGGAGCACGAACACGCCCCTGATTTTTCAATCGGGAATTTGTCTAATATGCTTTCGTTCCGGCGCATGCCATCCTACCAGTTCCGGGCTGCTCACCAGGTAGCGGTAGGTGTAATCCTTTCCCGCGCTGCAGGCGGCTTCCAATGGTAGTCCGCTGGCTAAGGCGGCGGTGATGGCGGCAGAGAGCACGCAACCGGAGCCGTGCTTCGGGAAGGCGTTGCTGGCGACCGGGGCGAAGTCTGTTGCGGAATCCTGGTGAAAGAGGGTGTCTACACCGGGTTTCAAGGGCCGATGACCGCCTTTGAGCAGCACTGCACAATGTTGAGCCATTGCTTTGGCGCCGGTTTCGCCGTCGGGAAGGCCGCTCATGGCTACGGCTTCATCGTAGTTCGGTGTGAGCAATGTCAGCGAGGGAAGTACGGATGCCCAATGCGCGTGAATGGCGTTATGGAAAACATAACCGGCCGAGGCGCGCAGCACGGGGTCGAGCACGAATGCGATGCCGGGCCGAACGGCGCGCAGTGCGGCAATTACTTCCGCGATCGTTTCGGGGTGCGAAACGATGCCGATTTTACAGTAATCCACGGGGTATTGCTGCACGAGTGGCAATGCCTGTGCGATGATATTATCGGCGCTGATCCATTCTACACCGAGGAATTCGGAGTCGGTTTGAACGGTGAGCGCGGTGCAGACGCCGAGCCCGCGGAGGTGCCAGGCTTCGAAGGTTTTGATATCGGCGAGGAGGCCTGCTCCTCCCGAGGGGTCGAGGCCGGCGAGGCTCATGGCGTATGGCATGGTGAGTGGGGTTTAAATGGGTGAATTGAATTTTTTGAGGAAGGCCATGCGGTTATCAAAGTGGAAATTATTTCGCCCATGCGATGGGGTTCCTTCCAGGCAGCGCCCAATACGGCTGCGCCGCAGAACCCTTTTGCGCGGGCTTCCGCGACATTCCCTGCATGCATTCCGCCGATGGCGATGGCGTTCGGAGGGATCGACTGGTAGGGCCGCGCATTGTAGCCGGGTTTGGATATACTGTCGAACACGGGGCCCATCAGCACGAAATCGAATCCGGACATGTCCGTTGAATCGTGATGAATGGAAGTGCTGACCCATTTGCCGGCCTCGCGGAGTTTCCGGATTTCGTAGGGCGCAGTTTTAGCGCGGGCTTCTTCGCTGAGGTGAACGCCTTTCAGCATAAACGTTTCCACCAGCGAAGGGAAAGTAGCCACGATCACTTTGGCGTGATATTGACTGGGTAGGCGCTCCAGCCACTTTCCGTAGTCGCTTTCGTTCCAGCCGGGTTTACGGAGCAGGAGGGTTTCCAATCCGGCTTCGAACGCGGATTGGATGACCTCGTGTTCAGACGGCATTTGGCCGGGCGATTCGGGGAACGGTGGTGTGCGCCCTTCCTGATGACGAGGAGCTACCTGATGCTCAGGCATCGAATGTCCGTTCGATTCAGGGAACGGTGTAGTTAACCTTTCCTGATCTCGGTGCATTTCCGGCAAAGGAAACTCCGGAGCTGTGATGAGCCAGATCATGCGTAGATCTCCCCTCCCTGGCGGTGAAATCTTTTGATTTTTCGGCCATGGCCGCCTCCCTTTCTGCGTGCTCGCGGACTTCCTGCGAAATCTTCATGGAGCAGAACTGCGGCCCGCACATGGAGCAGAAATGTGCCACCTTCGCGCCTTCCGCCGGAAGCGTGGCGTCGTGGTAACTGCGGGCAGTGTCGGGGTCGAGGGATAGGTTGAACTGGTCTTCCCAACGGAACTCGAAGCGCGCCTGGCTGAGGGCGTTGTCCCGATGCTGCGCGCCCGGGTGCCCTTTCGCCAGGTCTGCCGCATGCGCCGCCAGTTTGTATGTGATCACGCCCTGTTTTACGTCTTCCCGGTCAGGGAGGCCCAGGTGTTCCTTCGGCGTAACATAACACAGCATGGCCGTGCCGTACCAGCCGATCATAGCCGCGCCGATAGCGGAAGTAATATGGTCGTATCCCGGGGCGATGTCGGTAGTGAGGGGGCCGAGCGTATAGAAAGGCGCTTCGTGGCAATGCTCCAGCTGTTTGTCCATGTTCTCTTTGATGAGGTGCATGGGCACGTGCCCCGGGCCTTCGATCATTACCTGCACATCCTGCTTCCAGGCGCGGTGGGTCAGTTCGCCGAGGGTTTCCAGTTCGCCGAACTGTGCTGCATCGTTGGCATCGGCGATGGAGCCGGGACGGAGGCCGTCGCCCAGCGAGAACGAGACGTCGTACGCCTTCATGATTTCGCAGATCTCGTCGAAATGCGTGTAGAGGAAGTTTTCCTGGTGATGGGCGAGGCACCATTTCGCCATGATGGAGCCCCCGCGCGAAACGATGCCCGTCATTCTTTTGGCGGTCAACGGAACATAGCGGAGCAGCACACCGGCATGGATCGTGAAATAATCGACGCCCTGCTCGGCCTGTTCGATCAGTGTGTCGCGGAAGATTTCCCAGGTGAGGGCTTCGGCTTTGCCGTTCACTTTTTCCAGCGCCTGGTAAATAGGGACGGTCCCGAGCGGGACAGGACAGTTCCGGATGATCCATTCGCGGGTTTCATGGATGTTTTTGCCGGTACTGAGGTCCATGATGGTGTCTGCGCCCCATCGACAAGCCCATACCGCCTTTTCCACCTCTTCTTCGATAGATGAGCTGACGGCGGAATTACCGATGTTGGCGTTGATTTTAACGAGGAAGTTGCGCCCGATGATCATGGGTTCACTTTCCGGATGATTGATGTTGGCGGGGATGATGGCCCTGCCCGCGGCGATTTCGCTGCGGATGAACTCCGGTGTTATTAGCTTGGGCGCATTGCCTGTGCCGCGATGTTGTTGCCAGAGCGGATCTCCTTCCCGGAAAGCGACGTCGGCCCGTTGATTTTCCCGGATGGCGATGTATTCCATTTCAGGCGTAATGATGCCTTTGCGGGCGTAGTGCAGTTGGGTGACGTTGGCGCCGGCACGCGCCTTGCGCGGCAACGGCGGTTCCCCCGTGCGGAGGTGCGCCAGGGCCGGATCGGCGAGGCGTGCACGGCCGTAGTCGGAAGTCAATGCCGATAGTATGTCGACGTCTCCCCTTTCGTCGATCCAGTTTTCGCGGAAACGGGGCAGTCCTTTCGCGGGGTCTATGAAAATGGAAGGGTCTGTATAGGGGCCGCTGGTATCGTACACGGTAACGGAAGGATTAGGTGTGGAAACGCCCTGACGGCCATGAGCGCGCGTGTCTGTCTGGGAGATTTCGCGCATGGCTACTTGAATGTCTGGCCTGGAACCCTCGACATAAATCTTCTGTGAGGCCGGAAAAGGCGTGCGGGTAATACGGTGTTGCATGTTGAAAAAGATAAAAGGTTACGAATGGGCATGAAGAGGGCCTTACGTCCCGGAAGGGCGCAAAAGCTCGTTCGGCTCCTTGTGATAAGCGCGGATGCCGTTAAAAAATAATTGATGTGCCGTGATCAGCGATTCGGGCCGCTACGCCGGAAGCGTTGTTGCGCCTTCGTCTTTGTTGGTTGACGATGACAACGTGGATTCCTGTGTAATTCAGCGATGGTGGCTTGCTTCTTTGGAAAGCAACCTTGCGGTAGCCGGTGGTTATTACCAACAATGGCGCGTATTCATGTCTGGTCTGCCAGATAATTCGCTGCAATTGAAGCAATCCCGTTCTCCGTTTCCAATGTGAGCGGTAATGATGATGGATTTCCGGCGTACACCAGCGATCGAGATATGAAGCATTGCCTTATAAACCAGCTCATGCAGTTCGGATGCAGGAATCGACATTTCGCATCGTTGGTGATAATTCCGTCTTCCGCCCAACTGGTTTTGGATGTAGGAAATCACTGTCCGAGCGCCGCTGCCGGGAATTCTTGCTATCCAACTCATGGTGTTCGGATACAGAAATCGACATTTCGCATCATTGGTGATAATTCCGCTTTCTGCCCAATTGGGGTTAGATGAGGGAAATCACTGTCCGCGCCGTTGCTGCCCGGATTTCCTATTACCCACCTCATGTGTATTGGATTAGGAATTCAATACCTCGCGCATCGCTGATACGGTCCCCATTATCCACCCTGAGTGGCCTGGATGATGGTCACCTGATCGTCTGGTACAAGCAGGGTACTGGGCCAATCTGGCCTGGGTATGACCCTTCGGTTCACCGCTACGGCGATACCTTTGCCGGTTGAAAGCTGAATAAACTGTAAGAGCGCAGTAACGGAGGTTTCCGGCTGCACCGCATAAAGTTTATTGTTTACAAGCACTTCCATGTTTGCAAGGAATTTAAGTGAAACAATAAA
Proteins encoded in this region:
- a CDS encoding MFS transporter, which gives rise to MDQSSGKIYTLQFGLLCLSNLLFSASFNMMIPELPAYLTSLGGADYKGYIIGLFTLMAGLSRPFSGKLTDTIGRIPVMVFGSVVCVICSLLYPLVSSVSAFLLLRFFHGFSTGFKPTGTSAYVADMVPFNRRGEAMGMVGLASTIGLSLGPSIGGSIANAWGIVTMFQISAVFALLSVVILIGMKETLHNRQSFRPALLKISRHEIFEPAVMAPVVITFLTYFSYGALLTIIPDFSAFLGLQNKGLFFTFFTASSIGIRLLAGKTSDRFGRVPILKISATLMAISMVVIGVAHTPAVLLTGALLYGVSLGLNSPAVTAWTIDLGLPEHRGRALGSMYIALEAGIGLGAFFSAEWYGNDPSHFSKVFYIMAGVTFLATIYLFFVYRNKYVRFARKSIKSHYRNR
- the thiH gene encoding 2-iminoacetate synthase ThiH; its protein translation is MQTHSFENIFRQYDWDTVKNAIYAKTPADVENALNKPRRGLDDFMALVSPAAAPYLERMAALSMQLTQQRFGKTIQLYAPVYLSNECQNICTYCGFSLNNPLRRKTLTGAEMLREIDVVKAMGFGHVLLVTGEAWQTVGMDYFSRALPVFKQHFPQLSIEVQPMEEEDYRALKPLGLHSVLVYQETYHEEDYKKHHPKGRKSSFGWRLETPDRLGRAGIHKIGLGVLIGLEDWRTDSFFTALHLDYLQRTYWQTRYSISFPRLRPFSGGLPPKSIMSDRQLLQLICAYRLFNPDVELSLSTRESPRFRDHLVPLGITTMSAGSKTNPGGYAVAPSSLEQFEISDERSPAVVADMIRSHGYSPVWKDWDDFGA
- a CDS encoding thiazole synthase produces the protein MDELIIAGQAFTSRLFTGTGKFGDLTVMEQALLASGSQLVTVALKRVDAGHQPDNLLAHLRHPQFRLLPNTSGVRNAREAVYAAELAREALETNWLKLEIHPDPRYLLPDPIETLAATEALAAKGFIVLPYIHADPVLCKRLESAGAAAVMPLGAPIGSNRGLRTKDFLEIIIEQSKVPVVVDAGIGAPSHAAAAMELGADAVLVNTAIAVAGNPVAMAAAFAAAVQAGRSAYLAGLPVAGTRAQASSPVLAFLDETVENNVAN
- a CDS encoding thiamine phosphate synthase, whose amino-acid sequence is MKLERLLYISQQTATASHADNILAACEAGCRWIQLRVKNGDASAAAFQAMDICRQYGATLTINDHPDIAKAVGAHGVHVGLQDMPVAEARAIAGPQAIIGGTANTPEDALAHAAAGADYVGYGPFRFTTTKEKLSPVLGLAGYNRLMAARPNVPIIAIGGILLTDIPALLDTGVYGIAVSGLITHAPDKKSLVQQILDSIWTNS
- a CDS encoding hydroxymethylpyrimidine/phosphomethylpyrimidine kinase, which codes for MPYAMSLAGLDPSGGAGLLADIKTFEAWHLRGLGVCTALTVQTDSEFLGVEWISADNIIAQALPLVQQYPVDYCKIGIVSHPETIAEVIAALRAVRPGIAFVLDPVLRASAGYVFHNAIHAHWASVLPSLTLLTPNYDEAVAMSGLPDGETGAKAMAQHCAVLLKGGHRPLKPGVDTLFHQDSATDFAPVASNAFPKHGSGCVLSAAITAALASGLPLEAACSAGKDYTYRYLVSSPELVGWHAPERKHIRQIPD
- a CDS encoding thiamine phosphate synthase, with translation MPEHQVAPRHQEGRTPPFPESPGQMPSEHEVIQSAFEAGLETLLLRKPGWNESDYGKWLERLPSQYHAKVIVATFPSLVETFMLKGVHLSEEARAKTAPYEIRKLREAGKWVSTSIHHDSTDMSGFDFVLMGPVFDSISKPGYNARPYQSIPPNAIAIGGMHAGNVAEARAKGFCGAAVLGAAWKEPHRMGEIISTLITAWPSSKNSIHPFKPHSPCHTP
- the thiS gene encoding sulfur carrier protein ThiS, yielding MEVLVNNKLYAVQPETSVTALLQFIQLSTGKGIAVAVNRRVIPRPDWPSTLLVPDDQVTIIQATQGG